The genomic DNA TCCACAGTAGCACACACCATTTTAAGAACTTGCTCAGATTCAATTTTTCTCAGAGGAAACTTTGCATGCCCAAGATAATGTGAAATCTTTCAATCTCACTTAGACGGTCATCAGAAATACCAAAGAAGCACATGCTCTATCTTTTCTGTAAAAATCTCTCACCTTCTAATAATGTTTGCTCAAAAAGAAATGACACTCAATAGTGAAAGGACAACAAAGATACCTGCAAAATAAAAGCACAACAAAGATACAATAATATAGAATATTGCGAGCAGTTGctctgcaagactgcaactTTACAGTTACAGGAGTGCGCTCCCATCGTCATGGCCATCTATCCTTGGCCCAGCCAGTAGCCTTGGGCCGTTATTGTGTTGCCAGCGGAGATTGGCATCACTGACAGTCTCATAATCTATCGGCACTGCGGCGTCTGCCTCTCGAAGTTCAGGCAACTGAACCATGCGCGCTCTGGGCGGAGCAAGGTTTAAGCTGTTGTCATTTAACATTCCAACAACCTCCGACATGAGTGGCCTGTCGTCCGGAAGTCCCTGGACGCAAAGAAGCCCAATCTGGATGCACCTGCGTAGCTGAGGAACGAGCTCGGTCGGTAGAGGTGTAACCGCGGGATCAAGAAGATCCATAATGTCGCGGTTGATGTCCTCCCACAACCCCCAGGCCTGCAAAAGGTTAATTCCTTAGTACTACCCTTGAAATTTTCCCTAAAAACCTAAatttaatatattattcttATATTACGCCAAGGATGCCCTATTTTTTACTGTGGTTTCAAAGACCAAAGAGATTATTTCTTATGATTATATATTTTTGTTCACCTTACAAGTTATAACTAACAACATTGACTGGAGAGAATGACAAGGCGACAAAAGTCCAATTACTTACGTATGAAATGAGGCTGTTTAGCCCCATAGAATTCCTTCGGCCACTGAGTGTCTCCAACAATGTAACCCCAAAGCTATAGACATCGCATTTTAGTGTTGTCCGGTTTTCATCTAGAACGTACTCCGGAGCCATGTATGCACTGGTGTATCAGAGATTTATGATCAGaaagagtttcacataaaaAAGAGAGAGTTAATAAGAATACAAATGAAGAGGGAAAAATATTACTGCTATTGGGAAAAAATAGGTATAAGCTGGTCAATGAGTAAGGTTTAATGTTCCTTACGGTGTGCCTATTCTTGTCTGAGCCCCTTCTGCTCCAGAAACGAGCAATTTCACTGTCCCGAAATCTGCCACCTTAACGTTCCATCCGTCATCCAACAGCACATTTTCTGGTTTTAAATCCCTGTGAAGAATTACAACGTCGACGCCCTCATGCAGGTGGTTTACACCCCGGGCAATGCCTA from Setaria italica strain Yugu1 chromosome VII, Setaria_italica_v2.0, whole genome shotgun sequence includes the following:
- the LOC111258049 gene encoding cysteine-rich receptor-like protein kinase 10, translating into MAPEYVLDENRTTLKCDVYSFGVTLLETLSGRRNSMGLNSLISYAWGLWEDINRDIMDLLDPAVTPLPTELVPQLRRCIQIGLLCVQGLPDDRPLMSEVVGMLNDNSLNLAPPRARMVQLPELREADAAVPIDYETVSDANLRWQHNNGPRLLAGPRIDGHDDGSALL